The Micromonospora sp. Llam0 genome includes a window with the following:
- a CDS encoding ABC transporter substrate-binding protein, with amino-acid sequence MSPTLRRGLASAASLTLLLSFAACGADPGDGSGVATPGVTDTEIVVGTHMPLTGPASAGYSTIAPATRAYFEHVNEAGGVYGRKIDYKIMDDGYNPATTQQVVRELVLRDEVFAVLNGLGTPTHTGVLDFLHTNRVPDLFVASGSRTWDQPQKYPGTFGFNPDYIVEGKILASHVAENFAGSTVCFFGQDDDFGRDSLVGVEKILGPVTDKQTYVTSNTNVAPQIGALKAAGCQVVILATVPGFTALAIGTAARIGFQPQWLVSNVGADYLTLASQLGEAAGLLEGLIGVNYLPMHNDETNPWIVLFRQIHEKYNADAPFDGNTVYGMAVGYLFVQALQAAGPDLTRTALVEAVERGGFEGPGLAPLRFSATDHSGYGGQRLTRVNGGTQEYFGPTYETDPADGPVNEYPGESATPPADGIPSAP; translated from the coding sequence ATGTCACCCACCCTTCGCCGCGGCCTCGCGTCCGCCGCGTCCCTGACCCTGCTTCTCAGTTTCGCCGCCTGCGGCGCCGATCCCGGTGACGGTTCCGGCGTCGCGACGCCCGGGGTCACCGACACCGAGATCGTGGTCGGCACCCACATGCCGTTGACCGGGCCGGCCTCGGCCGGATACTCCACGATCGCGCCCGCCACCCGGGCGTACTTCGAGCACGTCAACGAGGCCGGTGGGGTGTACGGCCGGAAGATCGACTACAAGATCATGGACGACGGCTACAACCCGGCCACCACCCAGCAGGTGGTGCGGGAACTCGTCCTGCGGGACGAGGTCTTCGCCGTCCTCAACGGGCTCGGCACCCCGACCCACACCGGCGTGCTCGACTTCCTGCACACCAACCGGGTGCCCGACCTGTTCGTCGCCTCGGGCAGCCGTACCTGGGACCAGCCGCAGAAGTATCCCGGCACCTTCGGGTTCAACCCGGACTACATCGTCGAAGGGAAGATCCTGGCCAGCCACGTGGCGGAGAACTTCGCCGGCAGTACGGTCTGCTTCTTCGGCCAGGACGACGACTTCGGCCGGGACAGCCTGGTGGGGGTGGAGAAGATCCTGGGCCCGGTGACCGACAAGCAGACGTACGTCACCAGCAACACCAACGTGGCACCACAGATCGGTGCGCTCAAGGCCGCCGGCTGTCAGGTGGTGATCCTGGCGACGGTGCCCGGTTTCACCGCGCTCGCCATCGGCACCGCCGCCCGGATCGGCTTCCAACCGCAGTGGCTGGTCTCGAACGTCGGCGCCGATTACCTGACGCTCGCCAGCCAACTCGGTGAGGCGGCCGGGCTGCTGGAGGGCCTGATCGGGGTGAACTACCTGCCGATGCACAACGACGAGACGAACCCGTGGATCGTGCTGTTCCGCCAGATCCACGAGAAGTACAACGCGGACGCACCGTTCGACGGCAACACGGTGTACGGGATGGCGGTCGGCTACCTCTTCGTCCAGGCGCTCCAGGCGGCCGGCCCCGATCTGACCCGTACGGCGCTGGTCGAGGCGGTCGAGCGGGGTGGCTTCGAAGGCCCGGGACTGGCCCCGCTGCGCTTCTCCGCCACCGATCACTCCGGGTACGGCGGGCAGCGGCTGACCCGGGTCAACGGTGGGACGCAGGAGTACTTCGGGCCGACCTACGAGACGGATCCGGCCGACGGTCCGGTGAACGAGTACCCCGGCGAGTCGGCCACCCCGCCGGCCGACGGGATCCCGTCGGCGCCCTGA
- a CDS encoding acetyl-CoA C-acetyltransferase: MPDAVIVAAARSPIGRATKGSLRDLRPDDLAATIVRAALDQVPELPADQLDDLMLGCGQPVGEQGHNLARVVATLLGHDQLPGTTVTRYCASSVQTTRMALHAIRAGEGDAFVSAGVECVSRYPEGQPDVTNPAFAGARARTAARAGADAPPWRDPRDDGALPDVYIAMGQTAENVARLRGVSRRRQDEFAVRSQNRAEQAAASGFWAREITPVTVPDGTVVTADDGPRPGVTLDAVAALAPRFRPDGTVTAGNACPLNDGAAALVILSDTRARDLGIRPLARIVATGLSGLSPEIMGLGPVEASRRALARAGMSIDDIDLVEINEAFAAQVVPSAEELGVDWDRLNVNGGAIAVGHPFGMTGARLTTTMLNSLRWHDRQTGLVTMCVGGGQGMALIIERLA; encoded by the coding sequence ATGCCCGACGCAGTGATCGTCGCCGCCGCCCGCTCACCGATCGGGCGGGCCACCAAAGGTTCGCTGCGGGACCTGCGCCCGGACGACCTGGCCGCCACCATCGTCCGGGCCGCACTCGACCAGGTCCCCGAGCTGCCCGCCGACCAACTCGACGACCTGATGCTCGGATGCGGGCAGCCCGTCGGCGAGCAGGGACACAACCTCGCCCGGGTGGTCGCCACCCTGCTCGGCCACGACCAACTGCCCGGCACCACCGTCACCCGCTACTGCGCCTCGTCCGTACAGACCACCCGGATGGCCCTGCACGCCATCCGGGCCGGCGAGGGCGACGCCTTCGTCTCCGCCGGCGTGGAATGCGTGTCCCGGTACCCCGAAGGGCAGCCGGACGTCACCAACCCGGCGTTCGCCGGGGCACGGGCCCGTACGGCAGCGCGGGCCGGCGCCGACGCCCCACCCTGGCGGGACCCGCGCGACGACGGCGCGCTGCCCGACGTCTACATCGCCATGGGACAGACCGCCGAGAACGTGGCCCGGCTGCGCGGGGTCAGCCGGCGACGCCAGGACGAGTTCGCGGTCCGCTCGCAGAACCGCGCCGAGCAGGCTGCCGCGAGCGGGTTCTGGGCCCGGGAGATCACCCCGGTCACCGTGCCCGACGGTACGGTGGTCACCGCCGACGACGGGCCACGGCCCGGCGTCACCCTGGACGCGGTGGCCGCGCTGGCCCCGCGGTTCCGTCCGGACGGTACGGTCACCGCCGGCAACGCCTGCCCGCTCAACGACGGAGCCGCCGCCCTGGTGATCCTGTCCGACACCCGGGCCCGCGACCTCGGCATCCGGCCGCTGGCCAGGATCGTCGCCACCGGTCTGAGCGGACTCTCGCCGGAGATCATGGGTCTGGGGCCGGTGGAGGCGTCCCGGCGGGCACTGGCCCGGGCCGGCATGTCCATCGACGACATCGACCTGGTGGAGATCAACGAGGCGTTCGCCGCGCAGGTGGTGCCGAGCGCCGAGGAGTTGGGGGTCGACTGGGACCGGCTCAACGTCAACGGCGGCGCGATCGCGGTCGGACACCCGTTCGGCATGACCGGTGCCCGGCTCACCACCACGATGCTCAACTCGCTGCGCTGGCACGACCGGCAGACCGGGCTGGTGACCATGTGCGTCGGCGGCGGCCAGGGCATGGCCCTGATCATCGAACGGCTGGCCTGA
- a CDS encoding SDR family oxidoreductase, whose amino-acid sequence MSEIRGRLVGRVALVTGASRGIGLAIARRLVAEGARVGLTARRAGALDEAVAALGGPDHAVAVPGGTDDPDHRAAAVRQVTETFGPVDVLVNNTGINPVHGPLAGLDLAAARKLLEVNLLGTLGWVQQVCAAGITDRGGCVVNVSSIAGLRPSPGIAFYGVTKAAVNHLTASLAVELAPSVRVNAVAPAVVRTRFAAALYEGREEEVARAYPLRRLGEPTDVAGAVAFLASADAAWITGQTLVVDGGISLAGRTTG is encoded by the coding sequence GTGAGTGAAATTCGGGGCAGGCTGGTTGGGCGGGTCGCGCTGGTGACCGGGGCCAGCCGGGGGATCGGGCTGGCCATCGCCCGACGGCTGGTCGCCGAGGGTGCCCGGGTCGGCCTCACCGCCCGGCGGGCCGGCGCCCTGGACGAGGCGGTCGCCGCCCTCGGCGGTCCGGATCACGCGGTGGCGGTCCCCGGCGGAACCGATGATCCGGACCACCGCGCCGCTGCGGTGCGTCAGGTCACCGAGACCTTCGGGCCGGTGGACGTCCTGGTCAACAACACCGGGATCAATCCGGTCCACGGCCCGCTGGCCGGGCTCGACCTGGCGGCCGCCCGCAAACTGCTGGAGGTCAACCTGCTCGGCACCCTCGGCTGGGTGCAGCAGGTCTGCGCCGCCGGGATCACCGACCGGGGCGGCTGCGTCGTCAACGTCTCGTCGATCGCCGGGCTGCGGCCGTCGCCGGGCATCGCGTTCTACGGCGTGACGAAGGCCGCCGTCAACCACCTCACCGCCAGCCTCGCCGTCGAACTCGCCCCGTCGGTGCGGGTGAACGCCGTCGCCCCCGCCGTGGTCCGGACCCGGTTCGCCGCCGCCCTCTACGAAGGGCGGGAGGAGGAGGTCGCCCGGGCGTACCCGCTGCGTCGGCTCGGCGAGCCGACCGACGTGGCCGGTGCCGTCGCCTTCCTCGCCTCGGCCGACGCGGCCTGGATCACCGGCCAGACCCTGGTCGTGGACGGCGGGATCTCGCTGGCCGGCCGGACCACCGGGTGA
- a CDS encoding SDR family oxidoreductase — protein MAVAGARVVVTGAGSGIGAALAARFAAGGARVVVNDIAPDAVRAVATRLGAAAFPADVADPAAVSALVGYARRHLGGIDLYCGNAGVAGGGPGEPTDEVWHRAWQVNVMSHVYAARELLPWWLAAGRGRLLVTASAAGLLTMLGNAPYSVTKHAAVGYAEWLRATYAHCGVTVQLLCPRGVRTPMLAAGGDRAAAQLDDDAVTPEQVADAVGQALTDDRFLVLPHPEVATYHARRAADPQRWLRTMNRAQRELERRGDLPGVVPRPADGAPDD, from the coding sequence CTGGCCGTCGCCGGTGCGCGGGTGGTGGTGACCGGTGCCGGGTCCGGCATCGGTGCCGCGCTGGCCGCCCGGTTCGCCGCCGGCGGTGCCCGGGTCGTCGTCAACGACATCGCCCCCGACGCCGTGCGCGCCGTCGCCACCCGACTCGGCGCGGCCGCCTTCCCCGCCGACGTGGCGGACCCGGCGGCGGTGTCCGCCCTGGTCGGCTACGCCCGACGACATCTCGGCGGCATCGATCTGTACTGCGGCAACGCCGGTGTCGCCGGCGGCGGCCCGGGGGAGCCGACCGACGAGGTCTGGCACCGCGCCTGGCAGGTCAACGTGATGTCCCACGTGTACGCCGCCCGGGAGCTGCTCCCCTGGTGGCTCGCCGCCGGCCGTGGCCGGCTGCTCGTCACCGCCTCCGCCGCCGGCCTGCTCACCATGCTCGGCAACGCTCCGTACTCGGTGACCAAGCATGCCGCCGTCGGCTACGCGGAATGGTTGCGGGCCACGTACGCGCACTGCGGCGTGACAGTCCAGTTGCTCTGCCCGCGCGGGGTGCGTACCCCGATGTTGGCGGCCGGCGGCGACCGGGCCGCCGCCCAGCTCGACGACGACGCCGTCACCCCCGAACAGGTCGCCGACGCTGTCGGACAGGCCCTCACCGACGACCGGTTCCTGGTCCTGCCACATCCGGAGGTCGCCACGTACCACGCCCGCCGGGCCGCCGATCCACAGCGCTGGCTGCGGACGATGAACCGTGCACAGCGGGAGCTGGAGCGACGCGGCGACCTGCCCGGTGTGGTGCCGCGACCGGCGGACGGTGCGCCCGATGACTGA
- a CDS encoding phosphotransferase family protein, with product MTELPGLDLTRLAAHLDRAGPGLFGGALTGEVIAGGRSNLTYRVSDGRRTLVLRRPPLGHVLATAHDMGREVRVLRALATTAVPVPAILHHCPDPGPVGAPFYLMEFVPGPVHRTAAELARLGPAGVRTLALALVDTLADLHAVDPAGVGLADFGVPAGFAARQVRRWKRQLDASRSRDLPGVDELHARLAATVPTAGPGTVLHGDLRADNVVAGDLRADDVVADDLRADDGPAGGHGPAEGTTGGRRAIRAVLDWEMSTLGDPLTDLGLTLVHAGRVRVPGQPGTDELAARYARRSGRSLDDLPWYLAFGAYKLAVILEGVHYRYVRGQTIGEGFDTVGERVLPLVTQGLRELARR from the coding sequence ATGACTGAGCTGCCGGGCCTGGACCTGACCCGGCTCGCCGCCCACCTCGACCGGGCCGGGCCGGGGTTGTTCGGCGGGGCGCTGACCGGCGAGGTGATCGCGGGCGGTCGGTCCAACCTCACCTACCGGGTCAGCGACGGGCGACGGACGCTGGTACTCCGTCGTCCGCCCCTGGGACACGTCCTGGCCACCGCGCACGACATGGGGCGGGAGGTCCGGGTGCTGCGGGCCCTCGCGACCACCGCGGTGCCGGTCCCCGCGATACTGCACCACTGCCCGGATCCCGGCCCGGTCGGTGCGCCGTTCTACCTCATGGAGTTCGTGCCGGGGCCGGTCCACCGCACCGCAGCGGAGCTGGCCCGGCTCGGGCCGGCGGGGGTCCGCACGCTGGCCCTGGCACTCGTCGACACCCTGGCCGACCTGCACGCGGTCGACCCCGCCGGGGTGGGGCTGGCCGACTTCGGCGTCCCGGCCGGCTTCGCCGCCAGGCAGGTGCGCCGCTGGAAGCGGCAACTGGACGCCTCCCGCAGCCGGGACCTGCCGGGCGTCGACGAGCTGCACGCCCGGCTGGCGGCGACCGTACCGACCGCCGGGCCCGGCACCGTGCTGCACGGCGACCTGCGGGCGGACAACGTGGTGGCCGGCGATCTGCGGGCGGACGACGTGGTGGCGGACGATCTGCGGGCGGACGACGGTCCAGCCGGCGGTCACGGTCCGGCCGAGGGTACGACGGGCGGTCGGCGTGCGATCCGGGCGGTGCTGGACTGGGAGATGTCCACCCTCGGGGACCCGCTGACCGACCTCGGGCTGACCCTGGTGCACGCCGGGCGGGTCCGGGTGCCGGGGCAGCCCGGCACCGACGAGCTGGCCGCCCGGTACGCCCGACGCAGCGGCCGGTCCCTCGACGACCTGCCCTGGTACCTCGCCTTCGGTGCGTACAAGCTCGCCGTCATCCTCGAGGGTGTCCACTACCGCTACGTACGCGGCCAGACCATCGGCGAGGGATTCGACACGGTCGGCGAGCGGGTTCTTCCGCTGGTCACCCAGGGACTACGCGAGTTGGCGAGGCGCTGA
- a CDS encoding acyl-CoA dehydrogenase family protein, with the protein MDFGYDQTTNRLLDELRDFMTGWVHPAEEEFERQMREAPGRWEPPPVLDRLRAEARRRGLWNLFLPGEYGAGLTNLQYAPLAELTGRSPSLAPAALNCAAPDTGNMELLARFGTPQQRERWLVPLLDGRIRSAFAMTEPAVASSDATNIATRIERDGETYVVNGRKWFVTGAMNPRCELFIVMGRTDPAAPVRRQQSQLLVERDAPGVTVRRGMSAYGYEDREHGGHAEIDFVDVRVPAANLIDVEGSGFAISQARLGPGRIHHCMRLLGMAERALELMCRRVAGRRAFGGPLADQGVIRDWIAEARVRIEQARLLVLKAAWLMDTVGNRQAHTEIQGIKIVVPAVAEWVVDRAVQAHGAAGVSQDTVLARFWARARTLRLADGPDEVHRQSLARHELRRHGGDARRV; encoded by the coding sequence ATGGACTTCGGCTACGACCAGACCACCAACCGGCTGCTGGACGAGCTGCGCGACTTCATGACCGGGTGGGTCCACCCGGCGGAGGAGGAGTTCGAGCGTCAGATGCGGGAGGCACCCGGGCGGTGGGAGCCGCCGCCGGTGCTGGACCGGCTGCGGGCCGAGGCCCGGCGCCGTGGGCTGTGGAACCTGTTCCTGCCCGGCGAGTACGGTGCCGGCCTGACCAACCTGCAGTACGCCCCGCTGGCCGAGCTCACCGGACGGTCGCCCTCGCTGGCACCGGCCGCGCTCAACTGCGCCGCGCCGGACACCGGCAACATGGAGCTGCTGGCCCGGTTCGGCACCCCGCAGCAGCGCGAACGCTGGCTGGTGCCGCTGCTCGACGGGCGGATCCGGTCGGCTTTCGCGATGACCGAGCCGGCGGTGGCCTCGTCGGACGCGACCAACATCGCCACCCGGATCGAACGCGACGGTGAGACGTACGTGGTGAACGGCCGCAAGTGGTTCGTGACCGGGGCGATGAACCCGCGCTGCGAGCTGTTCATCGTGATGGGGCGTACCGATCCGGCCGCACCCGTGCGGCGGCAGCAGAGCCAGCTGCTGGTGGAGCGGGACGCCCCGGGCGTCACGGTCCGCCGGGGCATGTCCGCCTACGGGTACGAGGACCGGGAGCACGGCGGCCACGCCGAGATCGACTTCGTGGACGTACGGGTGCCGGCGGCGAACCTGATCGACGTGGAGGGCTCCGGTTTCGCCATCTCCCAGGCCCGGCTCGGGCCGGGCCGGATCCACCATTGCATGCGGCTGCTCGGGATGGCCGAGCGGGCGTTGGAGCTGATGTGCCGGCGGGTCGCCGGCCGGCGGGCGTTCGGCGGGCCGTTGGCCGACCAGGGCGTGATCCGGGACTGGATCGCCGAGGCCCGGGTGCGGATCGAGCAGGCCCGGCTGCTGGTCCTCAAGGCCGCCTGGCTGATGGACACGGTCGGCAACCGGCAGGCGCACACCGAGATCCAGGGGATCAAGATCGTGGTGCCGGCGGTGGCCGAATGGGTCGTCGACCGGGCGGTGCAGGCGCACGGCGCGGCCGGGGTCAGCCAGGACACCGTGCTGGCCCGGTTCTGGGCCCGGGCCCGGACGCTGCGGCTGGCCGACGGCCCGGACGAGGTGCACCGGCAGTCGCTGGCCCGGCACGAACTACGGCGCCACGGCGGCGACGCGCGGCGTGTCTAA
- a CDS encoding TetR/AcrR family transcriptional regulator translates to MGRGAEAPGRVDGRSARAERTRAAIVEAHLALISEGDLRPTGERIAERAGISLRTLWTNFKDMETLFEASGEEVLRQQEAAYRPISPNLPLAKRVDAYCRQRARLLQLIAPSARAAQMREPLSPQLHRNRLKHIDRVRAEVEQLFAVELDRAGAGREQLVQAVTVASMWSAWSMLRDGLGLGVDQARAVMARTVGALLSTGSGDSP, encoded by the coding sequence ATGGGCAGGGGCGCCGAGGCGCCGGGCCGGGTCGACGGGCGCAGCGCCCGGGCGGAGCGGACCCGGGCGGCGATCGTCGAGGCGCATCTGGCGCTGATCTCCGAGGGCGACCTGCGGCCCACCGGGGAACGGATCGCGGAACGGGCCGGGATCTCGCTGCGGACCCTGTGGACCAACTTCAAGGACATGGAAACCCTCTTCGAAGCCAGTGGCGAGGAGGTGCTGCGGCAGCAGGAGGCGGCGTACCGGCCGATCTCGCCGAACCTGCCGTTGGCCAAGCGGGTGGACGCGTACTGCCGGCAGCGGGCCCGGTTGTTGCAGCTCATCGCGCCCTCGGCCCGGGCAGCGCAGATGCGTGAGCCGCTCTCCCCGCAGCTGCACCGCAACCGGCTCAAGCACATCGACCGGGTCCGGGCGGAGGTCGAGCAGCTCTTCGCGGTGGAGCTTGACCGGGCGGGGGCGGGCCGTGAGCAACTGGTGCAGGCCGTGACGGTCGCCAGCATGTGGTCGGCGTGGTCGATGCTGCGCGACGGGCTCGGACTGGGGGTGGATCAGGCCCGGGCGGTGATGGCCCGGACGGTCGGCGCGTTGCTGTCGACCGGCTCCGGCGATTCACCCTGA
- a CDS encoding LuxR C-terminal-related transcriptional regulator: MFTASPVQKSGLWGRAEECRALDRLLSAAAGHQGTAVLFHGEPGSGRSSLLDEAVRRIRPRRWRLLISAGVADEATLPYAGLHRLLDPVRDQVAALADRHRLLLRAVLAGDGCPQQRRLALAIAVRELLTVVAADGVLLYAFDDLDLGDPGTAEVLTAVARRLAGRPVAGVLTGTCGVAGVPGHRLGPLDDDQSRAVLADRLPVPVPRHVLTALVAAGGGNPQALVDLAAALGPGQLRGDEPVPDLLPADGGLGRAYRARLANLPDRTRRLLLVAALDERADRQLLARVAAATGTGVGDLAPAERAGLVRVDGETVTFPQRLARAMIVATAPLAERHAGHQLLAGLLDRPEHRLRRAVHLADATAGPAPDLADELERAAFDGGEDRASAAYALHRAARLGPEPARGARLLAAAGFAWAAGQPARARQLLRDLPASTNPLAPACREASAGREASAGRADLLRAEIELRCGAPTRALPDLLAAAHRLAPYDRASAVAALSGAGEAIGYLGDQYRYVDLARRAEALTRADDPPEVEVMAAQLVATAATLSGAHDHAVPALRRAVDLGIRLTGPQRTPAALNCAAAAAHLLAADREAHRLADDAVEAARGRGEHSGLPRALELRACAEYWLGRHGAAAASARDGLRTARSTGQRNWAAIHLGLLAVLSAVRADRAGCLDRIRELGELTEGQDPGSRPQALAQWALAVLELTAGHAEPALARLLGLAHPGTGRGQVLVQVMAAPYLMEAAAQLPGQRRTARNVLAVFDAWAASTANPVRRALSARCHALLAPRGGESARDWYRTALRLHPAGAATFERARTELLFGRELRRSRHPRAAREHLHRAHDTFFGLGLTSWADQAAAELRAAGEGAGPPRVSPAEPPPVSPAGPPRASVDAAGLLTGQQLRVAELVVEGATNREIARRLFLSTRTVDHHLRNVYVRLGVRSRTELVRALTVPARPAPA; this comes from the coding sequence ATGTTTACTGCATCCCCAGTGCAAAAATCTGGGTTGTGGGGGCGGGCCGAGGAATGTCGCGCCCTCGACCGCCTGCTGTCGGCGGCGGCCGGGCACCAGGGGACGGCCGTCCTGTTCCACGGTGAGCCGGGCTCCGGCCGCAGTTCGCTGCTGGACGAGGCCGTCCGGCGGATCCGCCCCCGCCGCTGGCGCCTGCTGATCTCGGCCGGCGTCGCCGACGAGGCCACGCTGCCGTACGCCGGACTGCACCGCCTCCTCGACCCGGTCCGGGACCAGGTCGCCGCCCTGGCCGACCGGCACCGGCTGCTGCTGCGGGCGGTGCTGGCCGGCGACGGCTGCCCGCAGCAACGACGACTCGCCCTGGCGATAGCCGTACGCGAACTGCTGACCGTGGTGGCGGCCGACGGTGTCCTGCTCTACGCGTTCGACGACCTGGATCTGGGCGACCCGGGCACCGCCGAGGTGCTCACCGCCGTCGCCCGCCGGCTGGCCGGCCGCCCGGTCGCCGGAGTACTCACCGGGACCTGCGGGGTCGCCGGCGTCCCCGGCCACCGGCTCGGGCCACTCGACGACGACCAGAGCCGGGCCGTCCTCGCCGACCGCCTCCCCGTGCCGGTACCGCGGCACGTGCTCACCGCCCTGGTCGCCGCCGGCGGCGGCAATCCACAGGCACTGGTGGACCTGGCCGCCGCCCTCGGACCAGGCCAGCTGCGCGGGGACGAGCCGGTGCCGGACCTGCTGCCGGCCGACGGTGGCCTCGGTCGCGCCTACCGTGCCCGACTGGCGAACCTGCCGGACCGGACCCGTCGACTGCTGCTCGTCGCAGCCCTCGACGAGCGCGCGGACCGGCAGCTGCTGGCCCGGGTGGCGGCGGCGACCGGCACCGGGGTCGGTGATCTCGCACCGGCCGAGCGCGCCGGACTGGTCCGGGTCGACGGTGAGACGGTGACGTTCCCGCAGCGGTTGGCCCGCGCCATGATTGTGGCAACCGCGCCGTTGGCCGAGCGGCACGCCGGGCACCAGCTGCTCGCCGGGCTGCTTGACCGACCCGAGCACCGGCTGCGCCGGGCCGTCCACCTCGCCGACGCGACCGCCGGGCCGGCCCCTGACCTCGCCGACGAGCTGGAACGCGCGGCGTTCGACGGTGGCGAGGACCGCGCGAGCGCGGCGTACGCGCTGCACCGGGCCGCCCGGCTCGGCCCCGAGCCGGCCCGCGGTGCCCGGTTGCTGGCAGCCGCGGGCTTCGCCTGGGCGGCGGGACAACCCGCGCGCGCCCGTCAGCTCCTGCGTGACCTGCCGGCATCCACCAACCCGTTGGCGCCGGCTTGTCGGGAAGCGTCGGCCGGTCGGGAAGCGTCGGCCGGTCGGGCGGATCTGCTCCGCGCGGAGATCGAACTGCGGTGCGGCGCGCCGACGCGGGCGTTACCGGATCTGCTCGCGGCGGCCCACCGGCTCGCTCCGTACGACCGCGCGTCGGCCGTCGCGGCACTGTCCGGGGCGGGAGAGGCGATCGGCTACCTCGGTGACCAGTACCGCTACGTCGACCTGGCGCGCCGGGCCGAGGCGCTGACCAGAGCGGACGACCCACCCGAGGTCGAGGTGATGGCGGCCCAACTCGTCGCGACGGCGGCGACGCTGAGCGGCGCGCACGACCACGCGGTCCCCGCGTTGCGCCGGGCGGTCGACCTCGGGATCCGGCTCACCGGGCCGCAGCGGACTCCAGCCGCGTTGAACTGCGCCGCAGCCGCCGCGCACCTGCTCGCCGCCGACCGTGAGGCGCACCGGCTGGCCGACGACGCGGTCGAGGCGGCCCGTGGCCGTGGGGAGCACTCGGGTCTGCCCCGGGCGTTGGAGCTGCGGGCCTGCGCCGAGTACTGGCTCGGCCGGCACGGCGCGGCGGCCGCGAGCGCCCGCGACGGGCTGCGGACCGCGCGGTCGACCGGCCAGCGGAACTGGGCCGCGATCCACCTGGGTCTGCTGGCCGTGTTGTCGGCGGTACGCGCGGACCGGGCCGGCTGCCTGGACCGGATCCGGGAGCTGGGCGAGCTGACGGAGGGCCAGGACCCGGGCAGCCGGCCGCAGGCTCTGGCCCAGTGGGCACTGGCCGTGCTTGAGCTGACCGCCGGGCACGCCGAACCGGCCCTGGCCCGGCTGCTGGGCCTGGCCCACCCCGGCACCGGCCGGGGACAGGTGCTGGTGCAGGTGATGGCGGCCCCGTACCTGATGGAGGCGGCCGCGCAGCTGCCCGGGCAGCGTCGGACGGCCCGCAACGTGCTGGCGGTGTTCGACGCCTGGGCGGCCAGCACCGCCAACCCGGTCCGACGGGCGCTGTCCGCCCGCTGCCACGCACTGCTCGCTCCGCGCGGTGGCGAGTCCGCGCGGGACTGGTACCGCACGGCGCTGCGGCTGCACCCGGCGGGTGCCGCAACGTTCGAGCGGGCCCGTACGGAGCTGCTGTTCGGCAGGGAACTGCGCCGATCCCGGCACCCCCGGGCCGCCCGCGAACATCTGCACCGGGCCCACGACACCTTCTTCGGGCTGGGCCTGACCAGCTGGGCCGACCAGGCGGCAGCCGAGTTGCGCGCGGCGGGCGAGGGTGCCGGGCCGCCCCGGGTGTCGCCCGCGGAACCGCCCCCGGTGTCGCCGGCCGGGCCGCCCCGGGCATCCGTCGACGCGGCGGGACTGCTCACCGGGCAGCAGTTGCGGGTCGCCGAGCTGGTCGTCGAGGGGGCGACGAACCGGGAGATCGCCCGACGGCTCTTCCTGTCCACCCGGACCGTCGACCACCACCTGCGCAACGTCTACGTCCGGCTCGGCGTCCGGTCCCGTACCGAGCTGGTCCGCGCCCTGACCGTCCCGGCGCGGCCGGCACCGGCGTGA